ttaatttgaaattggaTAATTTGATAATGGATAATGGGCTGTGTGTTTATTTTTCTGTCTTGTGAATCGctaaaatcaattcaattttttttaatggtataatCTTTCAGTTTTCAAGCAAAaggttatataaaattgttatatctttattttttacaaaatcttcCACTTCATATTCAATTTCCATATCATATAACAATGCCCGACCCtgacttttttcaatttatttgaaggatttaagttttcattaaaacaagGAAATCCatctaaatacattttttatgaaaaattgatattttgattttatattataaaaacaccAACCTACGTATAAAGCAAAAccacaaaatcatttttatgttttttagaaTATCAAGTTGAAGGACGTActctattaaatattattcttaaaaataaataaatcagaatAGTGgttattaaagataatttaatactaTGACTAGATATTAAGTATGTTGAACCCGCAATTTTGTTCATACTTTATACCACAATTATCGTCTAAATTTTGACTATCAAATTAATCTTACAAACACAGTTGTCGGAAATAATAAACTGAATGACAACTTAAttgttaatcaaatttaaatttcatttatattaaacgCACGCTATAAATTGTATTggggaaaaaaatgaaattatttttgacactGTCAGCATCATAACCGAAATTTGATTGACACGGATCTCTTAAGGGTTTCAGTTAGTTAGTTCCTAGATCTAAAATTTGTTCTGCAAAAGATTTGATTAAAgcgaaataagtaaaaaaatctattatttggATTTGCCAAAGATAGTTATTTTCAAACAGCATATGTGTCTGATGGTTTGaccaaattttatattgtaccTGGAAGcgttaataatgaaaaaaatattagtatacTATATAATGGCtgtgaaaattgttaaattaatccATACCAGATGTTATCAATATACTGTGTCCACCACACTTTGCTGTGAGACGCGTGCATGGAAATAAatgagaagtatctagtaaaGGACCTGTAATATAAGATAAAACCCTGCAACCCTGCAAATAAGGTAAAATggttttctgtgaaattttttctaacccaccctaaaatgttcttaggatcattctgatcaaaaacctcccacggccacaaaactttttaacgagtggttctcgagctacgggcgaccaaagctacatatattatatttatagcatctattttgcaagaaaaactttccgtgaaactttttcaaaccacccacaaaatgttcttcggatcgttctgatgCTCTAAcgtccacaaaattttttaaccaatatttttcgagctacgggctatataactataatgtatgtgtatCTTTGATCGCCCGTAGTGCAAAACCTACCCGTTAAAAAACTTTGTAGCCGTGAGAGTTTTTtatcagaacgatccgaagcCCATTGGtgggggtggtttgaaaaagtttcatagaaaGTCATTTTCTTAATCATAAAGGTAccataaatataacatatgtGTATGCCAGTCTTTGATCAAAACGTTCTGAAGGCCATTTCGGGGGCGATTTGAAAAGCTTTCACAGGAAGCCATTTTTTAGTCATATAcgaagactttattatattcgtagctttgatcgcccgtagcaCGAAAAGTACtcgttaaaagtttttgtgtCAAGGAGAGCTCTTGATCAGAGGgattcaaagaacattttagtgtgagttagaaaaagtttcactgaAAGCTATCTATTATTGTGGGGTTCCTTAATTTTATGAGGcttctattaaaaagttcacAACTTTTGAACGACcaaactgatttttatttaacttacagTTTCTTAATTTACACATGCTGTCCTTTTATTTGGTACCAgagttatatttgaaaatattcgatcgtTCAATTGTTCAGTCATGTGTCATATTATTCGATAACTATTCAGTTTTAGACCAAgtgtataaattcaaaaatatgcttttataaATGCTCGATTCTGGTACAATCTGTATATGctctgaaataaaaatgatcatttatttttgtatttagtttAATTGATATTAAGCTCTCTCCCCCAGGTctaatttgtaaaacatttttccaataCATATTCTTAATAGGTACCCATGTATTTATTAATgcttattgtattttcattcaatgaTCAGTAAgctatagttatttatttttaacaagaaatgaaatgtttttcgtttatatcttgtaaaataattaattgaatgaattttatttgttttcgacTTAATACTGTTGTTGCGATATTCTAGTACACTGCCTTTTTgtgttgtgtttttattttccgTTAATCTTATAATCGATTTATGTCAAGATTCATTTGATAGGCCTGGCCAAAAATCGATCCTACGGATGATAAACTGTACTAAATGaccaatatttcaaattcaattttttaaatctcaatttttaaaacataatttaacatAGTATGATCAAATATTTTACTGAGTCGATGACCACAAATGATTAAAATTGCACCAGTTAAACCATTTTAAgtgtaattttatagaaataaaacttAGAATAATGTTTTAACTGGTTGCGACTTTAATTATGTATAGTTTTAAgtgtaattttatagaaattgaacTTAGAATAACGATTTAACTGGTGCAACTTAATGATATATAGTATACAATAAACTTCTAGGTATATTAAATTGATAGGCGATATTGATATAAACGATCTTTATAGAAGATAAAATCATTATGGAAATTAGTGCTTTCTTATATCAATATTTGATCAATtggttttaaatcaatttttctctttttcaaTGAGTGTCATGAGATATTCGAAAAcatgttcataaaaatttacaattattatttgctaCTATGCTTTTTAAAGGGAGCActtgaagaattaaaattatatggaaTGCCATCATTAGCAGAGGTGCAATGTGAAACAGCTTTTATGGTAagtgtttttactttatttggtCCTAAATTTTGCATAGTTTGTAAACTTTAAGTAGATACTTCTAAGGTAAGTCCTTGATACAATAGTTttgggtttattttttaattaagtttttttcgtTCTTTCTTTTCAATATGCACAGTATTGTTCTACGAGCACAGAAAAATATATGGGGCTTAGGCCTATGTTAGGCCCCCAATATatctgaaaaataatatttacacttAGCTAGATATCTGAATGTTTTAGTTTAGGTATACAAACATAAACACAGcctaacattttttcatttttagtccTCAGATATGATAAGTTTAATTTACAGTCCTAAGTTTTACAACTCTAAATTGTACTCAATATTAATAGAAGTTATCGATCGGAGCTACATTCACACGATCGTTGTCAATTTGTTTTGAACGCCAATTATGTGATTTTCTTTTGGAAAAGCAATTTATGCAAAATTcttgcaattattttaataaaccatcTTTTAAAAGATAGAAGGCAAATACAAGTCTCAAAATACCTATACAGTTGACGATCAATCTGTTTTGATTTAGgtacactctgtgtcacaaattttatttccaattattaatttctacaatgatttacaattattaatcactaatttcatttacaattaataatttcgaatttaaatttttattttttgtttaatttattttttgtttctttttttattttttgttttgtttcaatttctACTTACAGAGTTTCCCAGAAGGTTCTggtgatgaattatttccaaatGCTGATGATTTATCTGTAAGTGCTGAAATATATTCGAATGTTTGATTATCcattaacataaatatataggtatatagctactgtacattttttggaattaattgaAACTGGTTGATAATTTATTCGTTTTCAATTACGGGTTGACGCAAGGTTgcaattcataaatattttttttttaatggaaaagaAGATTTTAATAGGAAGCCTCtccttttaagaaatttttaggaGAAGGAGGATAGACACGTCGCTTTGTAGAGTGTCTGACAGTCTCTGAGAGTCGTTGAGAGTCGTTTACcttcttatttaaattagaaatagaAGCTAACATTCGTCAATGGTAATTTTGAAGGAGGAGggagttaattttaaaaaaattccctgtTCCATAACTAAAAAAGAACAAGGCCCAAGAAAAGGTGTTGTCAGACAATCGAAGGCCTACATTCGCTAAATTACGTCTTCAAATAAATCAGAAAAATGTACGATAGCTTAACTTAATACAGCGATTTCCTTAACTCAATattctaacaaaaatttatattctctaATGCCTggattacaattttattttatgaattaaaattaggGATAAAAACCTGTGTTATTTAATGGTGACAGCTACAGACGCTACAttctaaaaagtaaacattGGGTACGATgttataatatagaaaaacttaaataaattttctttttcagatAACAGATGCTGAAGGAGAAGCTAGTCTCTCGGAAGGAAGTGGTGCTGGAATTCCACCATTTGTCATACCTCCACCTCCATCACCTGgttagtataattttaattcagaatataaaatacagtCAAGAAAATCGGGGTCATCTTGGTCCATCCATAGTTCCTGCAACTCATACAGTTTAGggaccttaaaaaaattggaaaacgaAAGTTATagcctaataataataataatttaggttCTTTTGCTAGCACAATGGCTCTACACCCTTGTGAAAACTTTCAtttgtggaaaattttcttcaaatgtaTTTGCCTTGATTTTAAAACGTAAGACTGAGATATTCAGGTCTAAAGGTTGAATAGTGAATTTCCAAATACTTTCGATTTATGTTTTCCAAGGAGTTAAATAAAAATCCCATCCTTATTAAATACCTTCAAAAACTAGTAACGGTTACATTATCAACATTCGATTCATTATTTATGCATTCTTTTTATTCATATCCTACTTTTTCACCTTACGTATTACGTACGTCTATAGTTactttatatttcttataactttttcgtttaTAAGTGTAATACATTTTTAGATTTTCCAGTTGGCAGGACTAGCAAAGGAGATAAAGGAGATCGAGGTGCTAGagtaagcaatttttatttgaatatttgatcGGATatgaaattggaaattttttaaaatgttaggTAAAGCATAAATACGCTAACCAACATAATTAAAaccatttagttttttttttacgtaaattggttcaaaatattccaaaattaaaaaaatccatcGAGATTCATAAATTTAACTACTTTTAAggaagctttttttattttctgttatatatattaattaatatctacTTCATAAACAGGGGCCACCTGGGGAATCGATACGCGGACCACCAGGTCCACCGGGACCACCTGGCCCGCAAGGCCCGATAGGACCAGTTGGCTTACCGGGTCTACCGTATAGTGGAGACGATATCACAGGATTTGGTGAAGATAATGtaagatataatataattttacttttcgaTTTCGTTTTTAAACAAGTTTGTGTAATTCATATTATTGTAAACTGTGTAGCCATATCCGCTTGGGTCACCGACTGGACAGTGTTCATGTAATATTACAAGTATACGTGGCCCTCCTGGGCCACCTGGTGCTGATGGGCCAGTAGGTATTCCTGGAATGACAGGTTTACCTGGTCCAGGTGGAGAAAGAGGGGCACCTGGTCCGCGTGGAGAGAAAGGAGATAGGGGTGATACTGGAAATCGGGGTCCTGAAGGTCAGCAAGGCCAAAAAGGTGAACCAGGAAGAGATGGTATGCCAGGCATTGCAGGACCACCAGGTCCACCTGGTCCAACAACACATTTGGATTTCACGAGTTTTGATGTAAGTTGAACACCTTTAATACGATGAACCTTTAATATGATCGTGCCTTTGAATTTTTTGACTAATTGATGAATTGCATCCATTAAATGCAGCCTAGTTGGAAGCCACGCACTATTTTCAAggtataaaacaataaatacatttctttttatatttatcaagaaaataagCTTATTTGAATTGCTATGCGATAATGTTTTAGAATTTATtcgattaattattttataaaaattcatttttaatagctCAGTAGACATAGCAATTCCATCTATGGTAATATTTGTGATTAACGCAAACTTAAACAGCCAAAATCTACAAATTTAATTCTATATAGTagtattcaaacttttgttacttataaaaaaacaaacaaacaaacaaactaacattTCAAATGACCGAGAAGACATAATTTCTTGGAAACTGACTTAAGGAAATTCTCAACAAATCTTTCAATCGAAATATAAgcaaaaattacatatatattataaacattcaattttaatagGATACTATAACGGGGCCAGCTGCTCGCCCAGGGCCTCCGGGGCCCAAAGGAGATGTTGGATCTCAAGGACCTCAAGGTAAACAAGGTCCAAGAGGTGAACCTGGATCTAAGGGAGAACGGGGAGAGACAGGAATAAAAGGAGATAGAGGGGAACGGGTAAataaatttccttaaaaattgaaaaattgactgttatattactttataatgtataatttatttgtgaatatttcCATAGGGTCATCATGGTGCGCAAGGAGCTCAAGGATTCAAGGGAGAACCTGGAGTACCAGGTATGGATGGCATACCTGGTTTGCCTGGAGCAAATGGTCGTCCAGCAGAGAAGGGCGAAAAAGGTGAACCAGGAAAGCCAGGACCACCAGGTACACCTGCTGTAGCGATGGTAGGTGCTGGAGACGGCTATATGATGACAGGGATAGGTGAAAAAGGAGAACCAGGAGAAAAAGGTGAGAAAGGAAAGCGTGGAGAGCAGGGTCAAGAAGGTGTTTGTTGTGAAATATTATCCCACAATGGGGCTATATCCAAAATTTGATTATAcatgaatattcaaaattctGCTTTGTTTAAATTGCAGTGGAATCAAAAATTGTtgctttaataattttcaaccaAAGCTTAGAAGACAGAACAAattcattaatttgtttattttatgtattgtatAGGTGAACCTGGAGTAAAAGGAGAGAAAGGAGAGCGTGGAGAGCAGGGTCAAGGAGGTCTCCCAGGAATGAATGGCGCACCAGGCTCGTCAGGAGAAAAAGGAGAACCAGGAAAAGATGGTGAAGCAGGTCCACAAGGTTTACCAGGCTTAAAAGGTGAACGAGGGCCGCCTGGACCTACTTCAATTGCAGGTTCCGGTActgattttattacaataaaggtaaattattatttttatattcatacttTTCTATTGCATAAATTCAAAATCTTATGTCTTGGTATAGGGTGATAAAGGTGATCAAGGTAAGCGTGGTAGAAGAGGAAAGGAGGGTCCTATGGGACCTGTTGGACCACCTGGCAAGCCTGGACCACCGGGAGACATTGGATTACCCGGATGGATGGTAAGTTTGATTTCTATTTCCTTTTTCATTTGACACTCATTTATGctataattattctatttatgCAACCAAAGAATAGTCTTAAGGTAAGCTTGCCATGAATGAACAGATTTCAAAATACTAGTTGAGGTACATTACAATAATGCAActaaatttgtcttttttattttataataagggTCGTCCTGGAGTACCTGGTGCTCCTGGTCCCAAGGGAGAAAAAGGTGATACAGCGGACATTAGCTTGTTAAGAACTTTGAAAGGTGATAAAGGTGATGCTGGAACTCCTGGTAGAGATGGTCATCCAGGACCAGCATTTGAAGGTCCACCTGGCCCACCGGGTCCACCAGGCCCACCTGGACCACCTGGTATCCCTGGAATATCAATTACCGGACCTAAAGGAGAACCTGGCTATGCACCCTCGAGATTTGCATATGGTGAACCTAACTTTGGACCAACTAGATCAGGtatagtaaatttttgtaattttcaaatgaaatgtctacttgaatatattatatccaAACAGTCTAAGCTTACCTACTATGATTTAATTCATGCTATCAATAGGACCTAGAAGTAGTCTGGAAGAGTTAAAAGCCATAAGAGAACttgaacaattgaaaaaaagtcaAAAGGAAACCTTTTCTGCGACAggtaatttgtaaattattaaaaaaggtttttgttttttatcatttgGGACTATTTATCCCGATCCTCAGCATGTGTTTAAATATTAGTATATCTAATTTACTTGGGCAGAAAATgctaaacaataaattaacattttcagTGCATTCTAAATACGACGAGAAAAATCCGGCCAAAGTCGTTCCAGGTGCAGTCACATTCCAAACAAATGAAGATATGATGCGGGttcgtataaataaaaaatcattttctccttaaaatatattttaatattttaattatttttttcagatgTCACCTATGAGTCCGGTTGGTACTTTGGCATATATAATAGATGAAGAAGCCTTGTTAGTTCGTGTAAATAATGGATGGCAGTACATTGcggtaaatattataaaaatacttaatcagagtatttaatataatgtaCGTATTTAATTTAGCTTGGATCTATGGTTCCAATTACAACTCCAGCACCTCCAACCACAGCTGCACCAGCAATCATGCCACCATTTGAAGCTAGTAATTTGATAAACAATGTACCACAACCTGTCGATGGTCCAAATGTAAGTATTACAAACTTATTATTGAGggtgtacgagcgccagggaaattttggataaaatgcttgatatttttttaaatgaagttggactaaatctaatttgaaaatttaagggagGGTTGCccgagtatttaaaaaaaaataaatgacttcaaaagcaggcatatttaacatcaacaatatgttttcatagatttctccaaaactagtcggtgaaattaaaaaaaaaaaaactgtttaaattaaagttaaaaccttaataaattattgaaaacaaaaaaactcgtTGAGTCCGACTTATTAAGGATCTATAATGTATAAGTACCGTAGTAgccacaaaaattaaacaaaaaatatattttcaattttgaaagtgaattatgttataacttgacaatataaaacgaaaagtaaaaataaaaattttttgatatctgaaataattttcaaaatattgaaatttgtttaattatttagctttcgaaatttcaaaaatcaaggcagatatcgaaatattttatttttatttttcgtctatattcatgaagttataacaaaattcatcatcaaagttgaaaataaggtacaaataatttaaaccgCAAGTCTAAAAAAACCGCTTGCCATGGCGCTATTACTACCACAACCATtcctcttaaaataataatattaacaaaattgtttatgcTTTACCTAAAGTGGTTCCCAAAAATGGTAAGATAACTAgatctaaaaattatttgaactaacataatattaattatgtttttaattttttagttacgAATGGCGGCATTAAATGAACCATATACAGGTGATATGCATGGTGTGCATGGTGCTGATTTAGCGTGCTACCGACAAGCACGACGTGCAGGATTACATGGAACTTTCCGAGCATTTTTGTCATCACGTGTTCAGAATATTGATTCAATTGTTAGTTTGGCTGATCGAGATTTGCCTGTTGTTAATTTACGTGgtgatgttttatttaattcatggTCAGATATGTTTAGAGGAGATGGGGCACCATTTCCGCATCCACCTAGAATACTATCATTTAGTGGGAAAAATGTATTAACTGATTTGTCATGGTAAGTAATAAATCATAGActgaaataaatgtttaaaattttaattttgttcctCGGGCGTGACAATTTGATAATCATATTGGAGATTAAAATTAACGAATGAGCTAATTATGATTTCtctgttaaaaacacaaaatatatatcCTAGGGAAATGATTTGGAAATTAGGTATTTCGATTCAATTATAGTCAACCCCAAAATTTTGCATGGGGCTAAAGCGGAATGATTaagaaagaatataaaattaccGAATATCTTACAATcggaatgaataaaaaattaaaacttttttctccgatttattctattcaattccaattcaaaattttgaatgtgtTTGATCGGAAATtccaaattcaataatattttcaattcattgaATTACAAACAACCAAGATTGAGAAATCCGTGTATGAAATCCATATTTATCCCGGGTTAGCAAAAACCACATTAACTATCTTTGTTCTCACAGATTGAATTTCTAtccttgaaatataaaattttagttttttctacggttttattacaaaaacagaAGATTTTTTAATGCTCAACGCaaaaaagatcgagaggtgtcATAGGACACGCGGTAGGAACTATTTTCCTTTCGTATCTTGGATCATCATAAATGGTACAAacttatcttaaaatttattgtatgaatttttagaagtcaaatacttgtttgattctttaaagaatttagttttattgctacttttagttttactGTATGCAATAATTGcagttttagtttaaaaaagacagacttttgatttagtagccaacccaatatgtgattactttacgtttggtttgattaggataatTATCAtgatttaacataaaaattgcactGTACgcatactttaaattatctctgttttctttaacttctgataactttcacaactcaattttttaaatggtaaaacataaaatttagacaaaaaattcaaattggcagttataaaaagatttttgcattttccctaaattcatggcaacctgaatcgattgaaaaagttttagtttcctaggtggcctagatgtcggtttttggtgtctgttgcagtttttttggttttaactaccaatcagcaaacaaatatcgtgcgataaggaacataatttCAAAAGATGCCTTGTTTAACAGcaaaagatttataaatttgtatttgttcaattttaatataatgtttgttttatagGCCTCATAAAATGGCATGGCATGGATCCCTTGTAACAGGCGAACGAGCATTAGATGTATCATGTGATGCCTGGCATTCAGGATCACAACATTCCATGGGCTTAGCAGGATCATTACGAGGCCCACAATTATTAGAACAGAATGTACGACCGTGTAATCAACGGCTTGCTTTATTGTGTATTGAAGCAACTAGTCAACaaaatattagaagaaaaaGAGAAGTTAAAGAGTAAGAATAATATtagaaagtaattaaattagaatgttattaataaaatatgctttctatttttttttaggtatacGAGAGATTTTACAGAATTTGAATATGccaattttctaagaaatatcaCTTCCGCTTCTGTGTAATAGTTAAATTAATCACCCGTCCAGAATCCgtatatgtgtatatttataatCCCATTCATCCTAATcgcattttaattttagttatagGAATCAAACGAttgaaatacaattatttaatttattagtagTATCTTATCCTCGTGgtgtatattatttgttttactgttttcactgtatctaaaaaattcaaatatcaaaagGTTAGTTAAAACAGCTATACGTAGtttctagaaaatataatttatataatttatgtgaCTACATTCTTAGACGGAATCATCTGTGCACcagtttggatttttttgtttcgtttgaaaggcaatttaaaggagagtgttcttagctatttttcATTGAGAGTTTAGGCCTTCGAACtcgaacaactaaaaaatagacgatgagcctcaaaattggttcagtttggagaaaacTCTAAGAAAAagtgtaatttaatgaagagtgttctaagATGCGTTTCAAgtgcttagggttccgtacccgaaaattttttcttggggttttttcaaattttgttaatttcacttagCTACTTTTGTAAATTGTTCTGTCTTATGTATTATCAACTATGAGCATTAGTTGACTTTGAAATAACCCtgaacttcaaataaaaatttaagttaatgtTACTATTATAAGTCTCTCTTTTAATCCAACAATGTTCACACAGGTTATTATTtccataaatattgaaaattgtagaTTAAAAGCCAATACTATAAACTtcctattttcaaaattttaaaaagacatttccaaaatattttattggcagATAAAGTCTGGAAAATAAAGAACacatatattgaaatttatgaagttatattatacttttatggTCATGGCAATACAGGAGACTGTAGTAGATAGACCTTCGCCCATCTAATAAGCAGATGAGacatatatttatgaatatgatACCTTGTTTATCGAAAAGTATACATggcaatttgaattaaattatttttgcattaaaatttttattctgataccaatttcgattgacTCACAGATCGATGTAGTTATGAACCAATTAGCCATGAGCAAAAGTAAGTAGCGTAGCTCATCTAGACTTATTCTCCATATTATAAACTATCAGTTAAAACTAAAGTTTGTTTAACAAAAGAGTgaaggttatttaaaaaaattcttttaatgagGAATAGCCTAGAACGCTTTTCGACCGACTGACTATCACAGGTGTGtcgatcaataaaatttcaaaaaaagtatgttttatctCGTTATAAGATTGATCAAGGTCAATCTTAAACCGTCTCTTAGACTATAGgtaaaattatcaaatcaaaCTGTAAtctaaaatgcaaaatacgTACAAATTGAATACCTTAGTTatcaatcttttttttgttgttgtcatACAATAAACACATTAAAATCGACTATCAAGACACTATCAAACAAATAATAGACCGTGAACCCATAGTAAAacgaaatgaatatttttttgtttggttttttgaGGCTTGAATAAAGTATGCttagtaatttcaaaaaaatttaagctttaaTAGTACTAGAGTGTCGAATGTAT
The Chrysoperla carnea chromosome 4, inChrCarn1.1, whole genome shotgun sequence genome window above contains:
- the LOC123299265 gene encoding collagen alpha-1(XVIII) chain-like isoform X1, whose translation is MPSLAEVQCETAFMSFPEGSGDELFPNADDLSITDAEGEASLSEGSGAGIPPFVIPPPPSPDFPVGRTSKGDKGDRGARGPPGESIRGPPGPPGPPGPQGPIGPVGLPGLPYSGDDITGFGEDNPYPLGSPTGQCSCNITSIRGPPGPPGADGPVGIPGMTGLPGPGGERGAPGPRGEKGDRGDTGNRGPEGQQGQKGEPGRDGMPGIAGPPGPPGPTTHLDFTSFDPSWKPRTIFKDTITGPAARPGPPGPKGDVGSQGPQGKQGPRGEPGSKGERGETGIKGDRGERGHHGAQGAQGFKGEPGVPGMDGIPGLPGANGRPAEKGEKGEPGKPGPPGTPAVAMVGAGDGYMMTGIGEKGEPGEKGEPGVKGEKGERGEQGQGGLPGMNGAPGSSGEKGEPGKDGEAGPQGLPGLKGERGPPGPTSIAGSGTDFITIKGDKGDQGKRGRRGKEGPMGPVGPPGKPGPPGDIGLPGWMNSLKGRPGVPGAPGPKGEKGDTADISLLRTLKGDKGDAGTPGRDGHPGPAFEGPPGPPGPPGPPGPPGIPGISITGPKGEPGYAPSRFAYGEPNFGPTRSGPRSSLEELKAIRELEQLKKSQKETFSATVHSKYDEKNPAKVVPGAVTFQTNEDMMRMSPMSPVGTLAYIIDEEALLVRVNNGWQYIALGSMVPITTPAPPTTAAPAIMPPFEASNLINNVPQPVDGPNWFPKMLRMAALNEPYTGDMHGVHGADLACYRQARRAGLHGTFRAFLSSRVQNIDSIVSLADRDLPVVNLRGDVLFNSWSDMFRGDGAPFPHPPRILSFSGKNVLTDLSWPHKMAWHGSLVTGERALDVSCDAWHSGSQHSMGLAGSLRGPQLLEQNVRPCNQRLALLCIEATSQQNIRRKREVKEYTRDFTEFEYANFLRNITSASV
- the LOC123299265 gene encoding collagen alpha-1(XVIII) chain-like isoform X2 yields the protein MPSLAEVQCETAFMSFPEGSGDELFPNADDLSITDAEGEASLSEGSGAGIPPFVIPPPPSPDFPVGRTSKGDKGDRGARGPPGESIRGPPGPPGPPGPQGPIGPVGLPGLPYSGDDITGFGEDNPYPLGSPTGQCSCNITSIRGPPGPPGADGPVGIPGMTGLPGPGGERGAPGPRGEKGDRGDTGNRGPEGQQGQKGEPGRDGMPGIAGPPGPPGPTTHLDFTSFDPSWKPRTIFKDTITGPAARPGPPGPKGDVGSQGPQGKQGPRGEPGSKGERGETGIKGDRGERGHHGAQGAQGFKGEPGVPGMDGIPGLPGANGRPAEKGEKGEPGKPGPPGTPAVAMVGAGDGYMMTGIGEKGEPGEKGEPGVKGEKGERGEQGQGGLPGMNGAPGSSGEKGEPGKDGEAGPQGLPGLKGERGPPGPTSIAGSGTDFITIKGDKGDQGKRGRRGKEGPMGPVGPPGKPGPPGDIGLPGWMNSLKGRPGVPGAPGPKGEKGDTADISLLRTLKGDKGDAGTPGRDGHPGPAFEGPPGPPGPPGPPGPPGIPGISITGPKGEPGYAPSRFAYGEPNFGPTRSGPRSSLEELKAIRELEQLKKSQKETFSATVHSKYDEKNPAKVVPGAVTFQTNEDMMRMSPMSPVGTLAYIIDEEALLVRVNNGWQYIALGSMVPITTPAPPTTAAPAIMPPFEASNLINNVPQPVDGPNLRMAALNEPYTGDMHGVHGADLACYRQARRAGLHGTFRAFLSSRVQNIDSIVSLADRDLPVVNLRGDVLFNSWSDMFRGDGAPFPHPPRILSFSGKNVLTDLSWPHKMAWHGSLVTGERALDVSCDAWHSGSQHSMGLAGSLRGPQLLEQNVRPCNQRLALLCIEATSQQNIRRKREVKEYTRDFTEFEYANFLRNITSASV